A DNA window from Streptomyces sp. CA-278952 contains the following coding sequences:
- a CDS encoding small ribosomal subunit Rsm22 family protein, which translates to MNVTLPTAQSLRAALAGLLDGLPPKQAAQAVDRLITSYRGETPTDAPILRDRSDVAAYAAYRMPATYEAVRSALDALAGAAPDWTPATHTDVGGGTGAASWAVAGVWEGPATTVLDWAEPALALGRELAEASGVPGLRDARWEKARIGAALELDPVDLVTVSYVLKELTAGARTELVDAVAAAGQAVVIVEPGTPDGYARIIEARDRLIAAGMGVAAPCPHSDACPITPGADWCHFSARVSRSSLHRQVKGGSLSHEDEKFSYVVATRFPTAPAPARVTRRPQIRKGQVLLELCTRDDGLARSTVTKRHGELYRAARDVAWGDPWPPAAD; encoded by the coding sequence GCGCGCGGCGCTGGCCGGGCTGCTCGACGGACTGCCGCCCAAGCAGGCCGCGCAGGCCGTCGACCGGCTGATCACGAGCTACCGGGGGGAGACCCCGACGGACGCCCCGATCCTGCGGGACCGCTCGGACGTCGCCGCGTACGCCGCGTACCGGATGCCCGCCACCTACGAAGCCGTACGGTCCGCCCTCGACGCCCTGGCCGGGGCCGCCCCCGACTGGACGCCCGCCACCCACACCGACGTCGGGGGCGGCACGGGCGCGGCGAGCTGGGCGGTGGCCGGGGTCTGGGAGGGCCCGGCCACGACCGTCCTGGACTGGGCCGAACCGGCCCTCGCACTCGGCCGCGAACTCGCCGAGGCGTCCGGGGTCCCGGGGCTCCGCGACGCGCGCTGGGAGAAGGCGCGGATCGGAGCGGCGCTGGAGCTGGACCCGGTGGACCTGGTGACCGTCAGCTATGTGCTCAAGGAGCTGACCGCCGGGGCCAGGACCGAGCTGGTCGACGCGGTGGCGGCGGCCGGGCAGGCGGTGGTGATCGTGGAGCCGGGCACCCCCGACGGCTACGCCCGGATCATCGAGGCCCGCGACCGGCTGATCGCCGCCGGGATGGGCGTCGCGGCCCCCTGCCCGCACAGCGACGCCTGCCCGATCACCCCTGGGGCCGACTGGTGCCACTTCTCGGCCCGGGTCAGCCGCTCCTCGCTGCACCGACAGGTCAAGGGCGGCTCGCTGAGCCACGAGGACGAGAAGTTCAGTTACGTGGTCGCCACCCGCTTCCCCACCGCCCCGGCGCCCGCCCGGGTCACCCGCAGGCCACAGATCCGCAAGGGCCAGGTACTGCTGGAGCTGTGCACCCGCGACGACGGCCTGGCCCGCTCCACGGTCACCAAGCGCCACGGCGAGCTGTACCGGGCGGCCAGGGACGTAGCCTGGGGCGATCCCTGGCCGCCCGCTGCTGACTAG
- the ddaH gene encoding dimethylargininase, which produces MRNPARTAHHGLTHRPCASHRSAAPAAVREEPELNRDATPRRYLMCAPAHFRVTYSINPWMDPSKPVDLPLARTQWEDLRDRYRALGHTVELLAPRPDLPDMVFAANGATVIGGRVLGALFAYRERYEEAGAHREWFREHGFTEVHEPEHVNEGEGDFAVTASYLLAGRGFRSSPLSHAEAQEFFGLPVIGLDLVDPRYYHLDTALCVLDAAADEIMYYPDAFSSGSRAVLRRLFPDALLAREADAAAFGLNSVSDGRHVLLPQGATGLLDPLRDRGFEPVPMDLGELLKGGGSVKCCTQELRESDDRA; this is translated from the coding sequence CTGCGAAATCCGGCGCGCACGGCGCACCATGGGCTCACGCACAGACCGTGCGCTTCCCACCGTTCCGCGGCCCCGGCCGCCGTTCGCGAGGAGCCAGAGTTGAACCGTGACGCCACCCCTCGTCGCTACCTGATGTGCGCCCCGGCGCACTTCCGGGTCACCTACTCCATCAACCCGTGGATGGACCCGTCCAAACCCGTCGACCTGCCGCTGGCCCGGACCCAGTGGGAGGACCTGCGCGACCGCTACCGCGCCCTCGGCCACACCGTCGAGCTGCTCGCCCCCCGTCCCGACCTGCCCGACATGGTCTTCGCCGCCAACGGCGCCACGGTGATCGGCGGCCGGGTGCTCGGCGCGCTGTTCGCGTACCGGGAGCGGTACGAGGAGGCCGGAGCCCACCGGGAGTGGTTCCGGGAACACGGCTTCACCGAGGTCCATGAGCCGGAGCACGTCAACGAGGGCGAGGGGGACTTCGCCGTCACCGCCTCGTACCTGCTGGCCGGGCGCGGCTTCCGGTCCAGTCCGCTCTCGCACGCCGAGGCCCAGGAGTTCTTCGGACTGCCGGTCATCGGGCTCGATCTGGTGGATCCGCGCTATTACCACCTGGACACCGCGCTGTGCGTGCTGGACGCGGCGGCCGACGAGATCATGTACTACCCGGACGCCTTCTCGTCCGGCAGCCGGGCGGTGCTGCGCCGGCTGTTCCCGGACGCGCTGCTCGCCCGGGAGGCGGACGCGGCGGCGTTCGGCCTCAACTCGGTCAGCGACGGGCGCCACGTCCTGCTGCCGCAGGGGGCGACCGGGCTCCTGGACCCGCTGCGGGACCGGGGCTTCGAGCCGGTCCCGATGGACCTGGGCGAGCTGCTCAAGGGCGGCGGCAGCGTGAAGTGCTGCACCCAGGAGCTGCGGGAGTCTGACGACAGGGCCTAG
- a CDS encoding TetR/AcrR family transcriptional regulator, whose amino-acid sequence MAPTKAPDSSRRSDRSRRAIHDAALALVGEVGYRRTTIEGIAARAGVGKQTIYRWWPSKAAVLMEAFLDLAGRAAEEAGPQSGDAAQGIPDTGDLTADLKLVLRATVDELNDPALAVPTRALTAEGIVDAKVGAEFVTKLLEPQLELYVTRLRAAQEAGDLRADADPRIALELLVGPLMHRWLLRTLPLTHTYADAIVDYTLGGLTPRP is encoded by the coding sequence ATGGCACCCACCAAGGCCCCCGACTCCAGCCGCCGCAGCGACCGTTCCCGCCGCGCGATCCACGACGCCGCCCTCGCCCTCGTCGGAGAGGTGGGGTACCGGCGCACGACGATCGAGGGTATCGCCGCCCGCGCCGGGGTCGGCAAGCAGACCATCTACCGCTGGTGGCCGTCCAAGGCGGCCGTGCTGATGGAAGCCTTCCTCGACCTGGCGGGCCGGGCCGCGGAGGAGGCCGGACCGCAGTCCGGCGACGCCGCGCAGGGCATCCCCGACACCGGCGATCTGACCGCCGACCTCAAGCTCGTCCTGCGGGCCACCGTCGACGAGCTGAACGACCCGGCACTGGCGGTCCCCACCCGCGCGCTGACCGCCGAGGGCATCGTCGACGCGAAAGTGGGCGCCGAATTCGTCACCAAGCTGCTCGAACCGCAGCTCGAGCTGTATGTCACACGCCTGCGGGCCGCCCAGGAGGCCGGGGACCTGCGCGCCGACGCCGACCCCCGGATCGCCCTGGAACTGCTCGTCGGCCCGCTGATGCACCGCTGGCTGCTGCGGACCCTGCCGCTCACCCACACCTACGCCGACGCGATCGTCGACTACACCCTCGGCGGGCTCACCCCGCGACCCTGA
- a CDS encoding bifunctional DNA primase/polymerase yields the protein MGADSGRFRGTESRISQWLRRRPKAPGAEADESARVALLLAVADAGMPIAPAAHPLGYRCSCERIGCPTPARHPISFAWQTQSTTDRAQIERWAGSQPLANFITATGMVHDVLDVPLTAGRSALERLLDAGIDVGPVAQSGEDRMLFFTATRGTPEDEDEWWPCELDCHPETMDAHPGLRWHCRGSYVLLPPARLPGELDVRWVRGPEHELPDPLTLLETLTDACARYAGSAEQSELDHDSIAWPLSR from the coding sequence ATGGGCGCCGATTCCGGCCGTTTCCGCGGCACAGAGAGCAGGATCTCCCAGTGGCTGCGGCGACGTCCCAAAGCACCGGGGGCCGAGGCAGACGAGTCGGCCAGGGTCGCGCTGCTCCTGGCGGTCGCCGACGCGGGCATGCCCATCGCCCCCGCCGCCCACCCCCTCGGATACCGATGTTCGTGCGAACGCATCGGCTGCCCCACCCCTGCCCGGCATCCCATCTCCTTCGCCTGGCAGACGCAGTCGACCACCGACCGCGCCCAGATCGAGCGCTGGGCCGGCAGCCAGCCGCTGGCCAACTTCATCACCGCGACGGGCATGGTCCACGACGTGCTGGACGTGCCGCTCACCGCGGGCCGCAGCGCCCTGGAGCGCCTTCTCGACGCCGGCATCGACGTCGGCCCGGTCGCCCAGTCCGGCGAGGACCGGATGCTCTTCTTCACCGCCACCCGCGGCACCCCCGAGGACGAGGACGAGTGGTGGCCCTGCGAGCTGGACTGCCACCCCGAGACCATGGACGCCCACCCGGGCCTGCGCTGGCACTGCCGGGGCAGCTACGTCCTGCTGCCGCCCGCCCGGCTCCCCGGTGAGCTGGACGTCCGCTGGGTGCGGGGCCCCGAGCACGAGCTGCCCGATCCGCTGACCCTGCTGGAGACGCTCACCGACGCCTGCGCGCGGTACGCGGGCAGTGCCGAGCAGAGCGAGCTGGACCACGACTCGATCGCCTGGCCCTTGAGCCGCTGA
- a CDS encoding heme ABC transporter ATP-binding protein translates to MRTLRDLFAVRPRELPSPVAPGSPAVEAVGLTVRLGQRQVLDSVGLTAHAGEVVALVGPNGAGKSTLLAALAADLPAGSGEVRIDGRPATAWSAPELALRRSVLPQSAALSFPFPVEDVVRMGRAPWAGTDREDEDDAAVAAAMAATEVTRFAGRPFSALSGGEKARVALARVLAQRAPLMLLDEPTAALDLRHQELVLRICRERAAAGDAVVVVLHDLGLAAAYADRAAVLHEGRIAELGPPDEVFSGELLGEVYRQPVEVFPHPRTGRPLIVPVRGV, encoded by the coding sequence ATGAGGACGCTGAGAGACCTGTTCGCGGTACGCCCCCGGGAGCTGCCCTCGCCCGTGGCCCCCGGCTCCCCCGCCGTCGAGGCGGTCGGTCTTACGGTCCGCCTCGGGCAGCGGCAGGTGCTGGACTCCGTCGGTCTGACCGCGCACGCGGGCGAGGTGGTCGCCCTGGTCGGGCCGAACGGCGCGGGCAAGTCGACGCTGCTGGCGGCGCTGGCCGCCGATCTGCCCGCCGGCAGCGGCGAGGTGCGGATCGACGGGCGTCCGGCCACCGCGTGGTCCGCGCCCGAACTGGCGCTGCGCCGCTCGGTGCTGCCGCAGTCCGCCGCGCTGTCCTTCCCGTTCCCGGTGGAGGACGTCGTACGGATGGGGCGGGCGCCCTGGGCCGGTACGGATCGGGAGGACGAGGACGACGCGGCGGTGGCCGCGGCGATGGCGGCCACCGAGGTGACCCGGTTCGCGGGCCGCCCGTTCTCGGCGCTGTCGGGCGGCGAGAAGGCCCGGGTGGCGCTGGCCCGGGTGCTGGCGCAGCGGGCCCCGCTGATGCTGCTCGACGAGCCGACCGCCGCCCTGGACCTGCGCCACCAGGAGCTGGTGCTGCGGATCTGCCGGGAGAGGGCCGCCGCCGGGGACGCGGTGGTGGTCGTGCTGCACGACCTCGGCCTCGCCGCGGCGTACGCGGACCGGGCCGCCGTCCTGCACGAGGGGCGGATCGCGGAACTGGGCCCGCCGGACGAGGTGTTCAGCGGTGAGCTGCTCGGTGAGGTCTACCGGCAGCCGGTGGAGGTCTTCCCCCACCCCCGTACGGGCAGGCCGCTGATCGTGCCGGTGCGCGGGGTCTGA
- a CDS encoding FecCD family ABC transporter permease, translating to MTTAYEERTGAGPQAPGEGADGGAAPKSPRSRAYLLTAVLSLALLAGCLLSAAIGAYSIPLGDVLSSVQHRIGLGGQELDRVGESVLWNVRLPRVVLALLVGASLGCAGALMQGVFGNPLAEPGVIGISAGAAVGAVASIALGLSFFGNWTITVCAFIAGLVTVALVYTLSRSGGRTEVVTLILTGIAVNAFAGALIGLFIFFADNAQITQITFWQLGSLSQATWPKVLAVLPCALAGLLIAPFHSRKLDLLALGERPARHLGVDVERLRIVLVLVVALLTAAAVAVAGIISFVGLLVPHLLRMANGPGHRFLVPGSALGGALVLVAGDLAARTVAAPAELPLGVLTALFGSPFFFWLLRRTRRKQGGWA from the coding sequence GTGACCACCGCGTACGAGGAACGCACCGGGGCCGGTCCGCAGGCCCCGGGGGAGGGAGCGGACGGCGGCGCCGCCCCCAAGTCCCCCCGGAGCAGGGCGTATCTGCTCACCGCCGTGCTCTCCCTCGCCCTGCTCGCCGGCTGTCTGCTGTCCGCGGCGATCGGCGCGTACTCCATCCCGCTCGGCGACGTCCTGTCCTCCGTGCAGCACCGGATCGGTCTCGGGGGCCAGGAGTTGGACCGGGTCGGCGAGAGCGTCCTGTGGAACGTGCGGCTCCCCCGGGTCGTCCTCGCCCTGCTCGTCGGCGCGTCCCTCGGCTGCGCGGGCGCGCTGATGCAGGGCGTGTTCGGCAACCCGCTCGCCGAGCCCGGCGTGATCGGCATCTCGGCGGGCGCGGCCGTGGGCGCCGTCGCCTCGATCGCGCTCGGCCTGAGCTTCTTCGGCAACTGGACCATCACCGTCTGCGCGTTCATCGCCGGTCTGGTCACGGTGGCGCTCGTCTACACGCTCTCGCGGTCCGGCGGCCGGACCGAAGTGGTGACGCTGATCCTCACCGGTATCGCCGTCAACGCGTTCGCGGGCGCGCTGATCGGCCTGTTCATCTTCTTCGCGGACAACGCACAGATCACCCAGATCACCTTCTGGCAGCTCGGTTCGCTCTCCCAGGCCACCTGGCCCAAGGTGCTCGCCGTGCTGCCGTGCGCGCTGGCCGGGCTCCTCATCGCCCCCTTCCACTCCCGCAAGCTGGACCTGCTGGCCCTCGGCGAGCGGCCCGCCCGGCATCTGGGCGTGGACGTGGAGCGGTTGCGGATCGTCCTGGTGCTGGTGGTGGCGCTGCTGACGGCCGCCGCGGTCGCCGTCGCCGGGATCATCTCCTTCGTCGGGCTGCTCGTCCCGCATCTGCTGCGGATGGCCAACGGCCCCGGCCACCGCTTCCTCGTCCCGGGCAGCGCGCTCGGCGGCGCCCTGGTCCTGGTGGCGGGCGACCTCGCGGCCCGTACGGTGGCGGCCCCCGCCGAGCTGCCGCTCGGGGTGCTGACCGCACTCTTCGGCAGCCCGTTCTTCTTCTGGCTGCTGCGCAGGACCCGTCGTAAGCAGGGTGGTTGGGCATGA
- a CDS encoding heme/hemin ABC transporter substrate-binding protein, whose product MHISQAFATRSPRGSEGPDAGRDFPRRPARGRAAAALTAAVTLALVLTGCGGDVGGGDDSASKSAGSTADADRVEPLAAPPAPKLPVTVGSADGTKVTIGSTDRIVPLTGSLSEIVFTLGFGKQVVARDITATFEQAEKLPVVTRAHDVSAESVLSLKPTIVLADTTTGPAEAIDQIRDAGIPLLVVEPAKELADVGRRIDTVAEALGVPSAGTELKERTRSRIAAVQKSIPDPTDGKKPRVAFLYLRGSASVYLLGGAESGAGSLLEAAGAVDAGQESGLDKDFTPITSEALAKAAPDAILLMTKGFESVGGMDGLVKIPGIAETPAGMDRRIVTVDDGVLLNYGPRTDRVLAAIVEQLYAKGGTGR is encoded by the coding sequence GTGCACATCTCGCAGGCCTTCGCCACGAGGAGCCCCCGGGGCTCCGAGGGCCCGGACGCCGGACGGGACTTTCCCCGTCGCCCGGCCCGGGGCAGGGCGGCCGCCGCCCTCACCGCCGCTGTCACCCTCGCCCTGGTCCTGACCGGCTGCGGCGGAGACGTAGGCGGAGGCGACGACTCCGCGTCGAAGTCAGCCGGGAGCACCGCCGACGCCGACCGGGTCGAGCCGCTCGCCGCCCCGCCCGCGCCGAAGCTTCCGGTGACGGTCGGCTCGGCGGACGGCACGAAGGTCACGATCGGCTCCACCGACCGGATCGTGCCGCTGACCGGGTCGCTGAGCGAGATCGTCTTCACCCTCGGTTTCGGGAAGCAGGTGGTCGCCCGGGACATCACCGCCACCTTCGAACAGGCCGAGAAGCTCCCGGTGGTGACCCGCGCCCACGACGTGTCGGCGGAGAGCGTGCTCTCGCTGAAGCCAACGATCGTCCTGGCCGACACCACCACCGGACCGGCCGAGGCGATCGACCAGATCCGCGACGCCGGCATCCCGCTCCTCGTCGTCGAGCCCGCCAAGGAGCTCGCCGACGTCGGCCGCCGCATCGATACCGTCGCCGAGGCCCTCGGCGTACCGTCCGCCGGAACGGAGCTCAAGGAGCGGACCCGATCCCGGATCGCCGCCGTCCAGAAGTCCATCCCGGACCCCACGGACGGCAAGAAGCCCCGGGTCGCCTTCCTCTACCTGCGCGGCTCGGCCTCCGTCTATCTGCTGGGCGGCGCGGAGTCCGGGGCCGGTTCGCTGCTGGAGGCGGCAGGCGCGGTCGACGCCGGCCAGGAGTCGGGCCTGGACAAGGACTTCACCCCCATCACCAGCGAGGCGCTCGCCAAGGCCGCGCCGGACGCGATCCTCCTGATGACCAAGGGGTTCGAGTCGGTCGGCGGCATGGACGGTCTGGTGAAGATCCCCGGCATCGCGGAGACCCCGGCCGGGATGGACCGCCGGATCGTCACCGTCGACGACGGGGTGCTGCTCAACTACGGGCCGCGCACCGACCGGGTGCTCGCCGCGATCGTCGAGCAGCTGTACGCGAAGGGCGGCACGGGCCGGTGA
- a CDS encoding HtaA domain-containing protein, with product MPSSRSTRALAVALLAVLLGALLPAATAQAAGRTVQGGRLDWGIKSSFQSYVTGPIASGSWSLTGGAATVGGSQFRFHSATGSYDPDTGALNSGFSGGVHFTGHKKPDGGNELDLTISRPTIRISGGSGMLHADMVSKERGTGKVANRSQVPLAKLGLGGIDMKGGSTPVALTDVPTTLTAEGALAFAGYYTAGTPLDPISLSVDTKGAAAQPKQSAPEKKDEDEKGKEKEKAEKKDKEDAGRFEDAAVDWGVRRTFREYVTGSIGQGEWTLADGAQNGGALFRFPQGKGTYDAKKQTLDAEFGGSIRFTGAHDLDLEFAGVTVAVAQGEGTLSADVTSAGTTTEDVPLITFAAEDFAPQDGLAALTEAPATLTADGAKAFGSLYSAGTAMDPVSLAVAVDAKAELPALPDLGSEPTADAEPTKKAAEEPSAAPAAAASDSGPGAGTWAGIGGGVLVLVAAGAFFGLRRRGAAQGPDADATTGSDAPKTS from the coding sequence ATGCCGTCGTCCAGATCCACCCGCGCGCTCGCCGTCGCGCTCCTCGCGGTACTGCTGGGGGCCCTGCTCCCCGCCGCCACCGCGCAAGCGGCCGGCCGTACGGTGCAGGGCGGCCGACTCGACTGGGGCATCAAGTCCTCCTTCCAGAGCTATGTCACCGGCCCCATCGCGAGCGGCAGTTGGAGCCTGACCGGCGGCGCGGCCACGGTCGGCGGCAGTCAGTTCCGCTTCCACTCGGCGACCGGCTCCTACGACCCGGACACCGGAGCGCTCAACTCCGGCTTCTCGGGCGGCGTGCACTTCACCGGCCACAAGAAGCCCGACGGCGGCAACGAGCTGGACCTCACGATCAGCCGCCCCACCATCCGGATCAGCGGCGGCAGCGGCATGCTCCACGCGGACATGGTCAGCAAGGAGCGGGGGACCGGCAAGGTCGCCAACCGCTCCCAGGTGCCGCTGGCCAAGCTCGGCCTCGGCGGCATCGACATGAAGGGCGGTTCCACACCCGTCGCCCTCACCGACGTCCCCACCACGCTGACCGCCGAGGGCGCCTTGGCCTTCGCCGGCTACTACACCGCGGGCACCCCCCTCGACCCGATCAGCCTCTCCGTCGACACCAAGGGCGCGGCCGCCCAGCCGAAGCAGTCCGCCCCGGAGAAGAAGGACGAGGACGAGAAGGGGAAGGAGAAGGAGAAGGCGGAGAAGAAGGACAAGGAGGACGCGGGCCGCTTCGAGGACGCCGCCGTCGACTGGGGCGTACGCCGCACCTTCCGCGAGTACGTCACCGGCTCCATCGGCCAGGGCGAGTGGACGCTCGCCGACGGCGCCCAGAACGGCGGGGCGCTGTTCCGCTTCCCGCAGGGCAAGGGGACGTACGACGCGAAGAAGCAGACGCTCGACGCGGAGTTCGGCGGCAGCATCCGCTTCACCGGCGCCCACGACCTCGACCTGGAGTTCGCCGGCGTCACCGTCGCCGTCGCCCAGGGCGAGGGGACCCTGTCGGCCGACGTCACCAGCGCGGGCACGACCACCGAGGACGTCCCGCTCATCACCTTCGCCGCCGAGGACTTCGCGCCGCAGGACGGCCTCGCCGCCCTCACCGAGGCTCCCGCCACCCTCACCGCCGACGGCGCCAAGGCGTTCGGCTCCCTGTACAGCGCGGGCACCGCGATGGACCCGGTCTCGCTCGCCGTGGCCGTCGACGCGAAGGCCGAGCTGCCCGCGCTGCCGGACCTCGGCAGTGAGCCGACAGCGGACGCCGAGCCCACGAAGAAGGCTGCCGAGGAGCCCTCCGCCGCACCGGCGGCCGCCGCCTCCGACTCCGGCCCGGGCGCCGGCACCTGGGCGGGAATCGGCGGCGGTGTGCTGGTGCTCGTCGCGGCCGGGGCCTTCTTCGGCCTGCGCCGCCGGGGGGCCGCGCAGGGCCCCGACGCCGACGCCACCACGGGCTCCGACGCGCCCAAGACCTCCTGA
- a CDS encoding HtaA domain-containing protein yields the protein MAATRRPTTLAAAVATAAVLGATFALPALAADGSTGAAPAAAPKLELVDGTLEWGIKESFRTYIAGPISQGEITVTGGAEQAADNGVFTFTDGKGSYDTSTHASDTAFKGGVRFEGHHGLLDVQLSDVKVASGRETGTITADFTSKKMDGTVVTKNDAPIADLDMTKAKRGGGAGGAMVFSDIPAKLTADGSEAFAGFYEKGAELDPATLSVKQAAKPPTTPPATPPATPPVTPPVTPPVTPPATPPVTGKPTGEPSTAPTPTASEPAAPVSGPVVDGTLNWGVKEKFRSYVVGPIAHGKVETSGGATTVTAGYRFSKATGHLDADKNTLNAAFQGKVRFLGHETKGEYVLDLSLGNLKVDIEGTSGTLVADVSSKDQKTGKVSKFTGLSLADLEVPAGALAAQGGIVNLEKIPATLTTDGAKAFGGFYDKGEQLDALNVAVSIDKDAQLPGGSTGSGSTGGSGSTGGSTTGGATTGGGGTVGGGSTGSTGSTAGGSGALAATGSDVPTGALIAASGVVVAAGAGVVIAARRRRDVTA from the coding sequence ATGGCAGCAACCCGCCGTCCCACAACGCTCGCCGCGGCCGTCGCCACGGCCGCCGTCCTGGGCGCGACCTTCGCCCTTCCCGCCCTCGCCGCCGACGGCTCCACCGGGGCCGCGCCCGCCGCGGCCCCGAAGCTGGAACTGGTGGACGGCACGCTGGAGTGGGGCATCAAGGAGTCCTTCCGCACGTACATAGCGGGCCCCATCTCCCAGGGCGAGATCACCGTCACGGGCGGTGCCGAGCAGGCAGCGGACAACGGGGTGTTCACCTTCACCGACGGCAAGGGCTCGTACGACACCTCGACGCACGCATCCGACACCGCGTTCAAGGGCGGCGTCCGGTTCGAGGGCCACCACGGTCTCCTCGACGTGCAGCTCAGCGACGTCAAGGTCGCCTCCGGCCGGGAGACCGGCACCATCACCGCCGACTTCACCAGCAAGAAGATGGACGGCACCGTCGTCACCAAGAACGACGCCCCGATCGCCGACCTGGACATGACCAAGGCCAAGCGGGGCGGCGGCGCGGGCGGCGCGATGGTCTTCTCCGACATCCCCGCCAAGCTGACCGCCGACGGCTCCGAGGCCTTCGCCGGCTTCTACGAGAAGGGTGCCGAACTCGACCCGGCGACGCTCTCCGTCAAGCAGGCGGCCAAGCCCCCGACCACGCCCCCCGCGACCCCGCCCGCGACGCCCCCGGTCACGCCCCCGGTCACGCCTCCGGTCACGCCTCCGGCCACCCCGCCGGTCACCGGCAAGCCCACCGGCGAGCCGAGCACCGCCCCGACCCCGACCGCCTCCGAGCCCGCCGCGCCCGTCAGCGGCCCGGTCGTCGACGGCACCCTGAACTGGGGCGTCAAGGAGAAGTTCCGCTCCTACGTCGTCGGCCCGATCGCGCACGGCAAGGTCGAGACGAGCGGCGGCGCGACCACCGTCACCGCCGGCTACCGCTTCAGCAAGGCCACCGGCCACCTGGACGCCGACAAGAACACGCTGAACGCCGCGTTCCAGGGCAAGGTGCGGTTCCTCGGCCACGAGACCAAGGGCGAGTACGTCCTCGACCTGTCCCTCGGCAACCTGAAGGTCGACATCGAGGGCACCTCCGGCACGCTCGTCGCCGACGTCTCCTCCAAGGACCAGAAGACCGGCAAGGTCAGCAAGTTCACCGGCCTGTCCCTGGCCGACCTGGAGGTGCCCGCCGGCGCGCTCGCCGCCCAGGGCGGAATCGTGAACCTCGAGAAGATTCCGGCGACGCTCACCACGGACGGCGCCAAGGCCTTCGGCGGCTTCTACGACAAGGGCGAGCAGCTCGACGCCCTGAACGTCGCGGTCTCCATCGACAAGGACGCCCAGCTTCCGGGCGGCTCCACCGGCTCCGGCTCCACCGGCGGTTCGGGCTCCACCGGCGGCTCCACGACCGGCGGTGCCACCACCGGCGGCGGTGGCACGGTCGGCGGCGGCTCCACAGGCTCCACCGGGTCCACGGCCGGTGGCTCGGGCGCCCTGGCCGCCACCGGCTCCGACGTCCCGACCGGCGCCCTGATCGCGGCCTCGGGCGTCGTCGTGGCGGCCGGCGCGGGCGTCGTGATCGCGGCGCGCCGTCGTCGTGACGTCACCGCCTGA
- a CDS encoding PhzF family phenazine biosynthesis protein, translating to MSDYDVPRGIDVLRVFCGPDGRYGNALGVVRDGRDHPDEASRQLLARRLGFSETVFVDDPERGRVDIHAPGLRLPFAGHPLVGTAWLLDLEVLELAVGDVFARQDGEFTWITARPEWVPPRTLQQYGSAAEIEALPGPPPGEGWLYAWAWEDEAAGRVRARAFPRRGQAIVEDEATGAAALLLSARLGRALNITQGRGSQILTAPAPDGTVEVGGRVLMAVRG from the coding sequence GTGAGCGACTACGACGTACCCCGGGGCATCGACGTCCTGCGGGTGTTCTGCGGACCCGACGGCCGGTACGGCAACGCCCTCGGCGTCGTACGCGACGGACGCGACCACCCCGACGAGGCCTCCCGGCAACTCCTCGCCCGGCGGCTGGGCTTCAGCGAGACCGTGTTCGTCGACGACCCGGAGCGCGGGCGGGTGGACATCCACGCCCCGGGGCTCCGGCTGCCGTTCGCCGGGCACCCGCTGGTGGGCACCGCGTGGCTGCTGGACCTGGAGGTCCTGGAGTTGGCGGTCGGGGACGTGTTCGCGCGCCAGGACGGGGAGTTCACCTGGATCACCGCCCGCCCGGAGTGGGTCCCGCCGCGCACGCTCCAGCAGTACGGGAGCGCCGCCGAGATCGAGGCGCTGCCGGGCCCGCCGCCCGGCGAGGGGTGGCTCTACGCCTGGGCCTGGGAGGACGAGGCGGCCGGGCGGGTGCGCGCACGGGCCTTCCCGAGGCGCGGTCAGGCGATCGTCGAGGACGAGGCGACGGGCGCGGCGGCCCTGCTGCTCAGCGCGCGGCTCGGCCGGGCCCTGAACATCACCCAAGGACGCGGCTCCCAGATCCTCACCGCACCAGCGCCGGACGGCACGGTGGAGGTCGGGGGCCGCGTCCTGATGGCCGTCCGGGGCTGA